One genomic segment of Acinetobacter sp. C26M includes these proteins:
- a CDS encoding rhodanese-like domain-containing protein, whose amino-acid sequence MTDVDFKLGLLIEPEQLVSYLGSELIRIVDLSRASVYEQLHIPHAIHLQPKYLVAQQEQANGVLPDLAGLQALIEKLNISPQHHVVVYDDEGGAWAGRLIWNLHCLGFNRTSLINGGIHGWLGAGLPTTAEVDPVKSVADLFQIDLDTVQQHRIEYHELLQQVEQDNIQLWDCRTNEEYTGLRLAARRGGHIPNALHFEWSTALNRENHLKLHPLERTQQRLEQLGFNLQQPVVVYCQSHHRSGLAYILARLLNWQVRAYDGAWSEWGNRLDSPIISGESPS is encoded by the coding sequence ATGACTGACGTAGATTTTAAACTGGGTTTACTGATTGAGCCTGAACAACTGGTGTCTTATTTGGGCAGCGAGTTGATTCGTATTGTCGATTTAAGCCGAGCTTCGGTGTATGAGCAACTGCATATTCCTCATGCCATACATTTACAACCTAAATACTTGGTTGCACAACAAGAACAGGCCAACGGGGTGTTGCCAGATTTAGCAGGCTTACAAGCCTTAATCGAAAAATTAAATATTTCACCTCAGCATCATGTCGTAGTCTATGACGATGAAGGTGGGGCTTGGGCAGGGCGTTTGATCTGGAATTTACATTGCCTTGGTTTTAACCGTACCAGTTTGATTAATGGTGGTATTCATGGCTGGTTGGGAGCTGGTTTGCCGACTACTGCTGAAGTCGATCCCGTAAAATCCGTTGCTGATCTGTTTCAGATCGATTTAGACACGGTACAGCAGCATCGAATCGAATATCACGAATTGTTACAACAGGTTGAACAAGATAATATTCAGCTCTGGGATTGCCGTACCAACGAGGAATATACAGGCTTACGCCTCGCTGCGCGACGCGGTGGTCACATCCCAAATGCACTGCATTTTGAATGGAGTACTGCCCTAAACCGTGAAAATCATCTAAAATTACACCCGCTTGAACGCACACAACAACGTTTAGAACAATTAGGCTTTAATTTACAACAACCTGTGGTGGTGTACTGTCAGTCTCATCACCGTTCTGGCTTGGCGTATATTTTGGCAAGATTGCTCAACTGGCAAGTTAGGGCCTACGATGGTGCGTGGAGTGAATGGGGCAATCGCCTCGATAGTCCTATTATTTCAGGGGAGTCACCATCTTGA
- the asd gene encoding archaetidylserine decarboxylase (Phosphatidylserine decarboxylase is synthesized as a single chain precursor. Generation of the pyruvoyl active site from a Ser is coupled to cleavage of a Gly-Ser bond between the larger (beta) and smaller (alpha chains). It is an integral membrane protein.) has protein sequence MSFAADLKKQLFIKAQNLVPQHQLSRVVGKVAASENLLVKTAVIQAFKAKYGIDMSIAEQSNAQQYKSFNEFFTRALKDGVRGIDEQADSIVCPADGAISQLGKIEAGDIFQAKGQSFSVEKLIGDPQLAKPFQDGQFATVYLSPKDYHRVHMPLAGTLTETLYIPGELFSVNQTTAENVPGLFARNERMVCLFDTELGRMAVVLVGAMIVAGIETVATGKVKPSGKVELQHHQMQLDKGAELGRFYLGSTAVVLFEKDKMVWEEQFKANSTVVMGERLGHSV, from the coding sequence TTGAGTTTTGCAGCAGATTTAAAAAAACAATTATTTATCAAAGCACAGAATCTGGTGCCGCAACATCAACTCAGCCGTGTTGTGGGTAAGGTAGCCGCAAGTGAAAATCTTTTGGTAAAAACTGCTGTTATTCAAGCGTTCAAAGCAAAATACGGAATTGATATGAGCATTGCTGAACAAAGCAATGCGCAACAGTATAAATCTTTCAATGAATTTTTTACCCGTGCGTTAAAAGATGGTGTCCGTGGTATCGATGAGCAAGCGGATAGTATTGTTTGTCCAGCGGATGGTGCGATTTCGCAACTGGGTAAAATCGAAGCAGGTGATATTTTCCAAGCCAAAGGTCAAAGTTTTTCAGTTGAGAAATTAATTGGCGATCCGCAATTGGCTAAACCTTTCCAAGATGGTCAATTTGCAACCGTTTATTTATCACCGAAAGATTATCATCGCGTCCATATGCCTTTGGCGGGGACATTAACCGAAACCTTATATATTCCGGGTGAGTTGTTCTCAGTCAATCAAACCACGGCTGAAAACGTACCGGGCTTGTTTGCACGTAATGAGCGTATGGTGTGCTTATTTGATACCGAGCTGGGGCGTATGGCGGTGGTTTTGGTTGGTGCCATGATTGTGGCTGGTATTGAAACGGTTGCAACGGGCAAAGTAAAACCTTCTGGCAAAGTTGAATTGCAGCATCACCAAATGCAATTGGATAAAGGTGCAGAGTTAGGTCGTTTCTACCTAGGCTCAACTGCTGTGGTTTTATTTGAAAAAGATAAAATGGTCTGGGAAGAGCAGTTTAAAGCCAATTCGACAGTGGTGATGGGTGAGCGCTTAGGTCATTCGGTTTAA